One genomic segment of Microbacterium sp. ProA8 includes these proteins:
- the pseI gene encoding pseudaminic acid synthase has translation MTSTQAIAVGTSRIAADAPVFVIGEMSGNHNRDLDRALAIVDAVAGAGAQALKIQTYTADTLTISSDKPAFRVANDHGLWGNRTLYELYEEAHTPWDWHAPIFERARSQGLIPFSTPFDLSSIAFLEELGVELYKTASAEIVDLPLIREIARTGKPIIMSTGMATLAEIDAAVSAARDAGCSDLVLLACTAAYPAQPQEARLGNIEVLRRAFDVPVGLSDHTLGIGVGVAAAALGAVVIEKHVTLDRRDGGVDSDFSLSPAEMASLVVASDQARLAVQSGEGFGPTEQERTVLALRRSLYVVADVRAGDVVSPQNVRSIRPAGGLPVDNVEIVMGRRFVADAERGTPLTWDLI, from the coding sequence GTGACTTCAACACAGGCCATCGCTGTGGGTACCAGCAGAATCGCGGCCGATGCGCCGGTCTTCGTCATCGGCGAAATGTCAGGCAATCACAACAGAGATCTGGACCGCGCGTTGGCGATCGTCGATGCTGTCGCCGGCGCAGGAGCACAAGCGCTCAAGATCCAGACGTACACTGCCGACACCCTCACCATTTCATCGGACAAGCCGGCATTCCGTGTCGCGAATGACCACGGGCTATGGGGCAATCGGACCCTGTACGAGCTGTATGAAGAAGCACACACTCCTTGGGACTGGCACGCGCCGATCTTCGAACGGGCACGTAGTCAGGGCCTCATTCCTTTCTCAACGCCCTTCGATCTGTCATCGATCGCATTCCTCGAGGAACTCGGCGTGGAGTTGTATAAGACCGCCTCTGCCGAGATCGTCGATCTTCCATTGATTCGTGAGATCGCGCGCACTGGCAAACCCATCATCATGTCCACGGGGATGGCTACCCTTGCCGAGATCGACGCCGCCGTGTCGGCGGCCCGCGACGCCGGGTGCAGCGATCTGGTCCTTCTCGCCTGCACCGCGGCCTACCCCGCTCAGCCCCAAGAGGCCCGTCTCGGCAACATCGAGGTGCTCCGCCGCGCTTTCGACGTACCCGTGGGTCTGTCAGATCACACGCTCGGCATCGGCGTCGGCGTAGCCGCAGCCGCTCTCGGTGCGGTCGTGATTGAGAAGCACGTTACGCTCGACAGGCGTGACGGCGGCGTCGACTCCGACTTCTCGTTGTCCCCAGCGGAGATGGCGTCGCTGGTCGTCGCGTCCGATCAGGCGCGGTTGGCCGTGCAGAGCGGAGAGGGATTCGGCCCGACGGAGCAGGAACGCACCGTGCTCGCGCTTCGTCGCTCTCTCTACGTTGTCGCCGATGTTCGAGCGGGAGACGTCGTCTCACCGCAGAATGTGCGTTCTATCCGACCAGCAGGTGGTCTACCCGTGGACAACGTGGAGATTGTCATGGGGCGCAGATTCGTAGCCGATGCCGAACGAGGAACGCCGCTCACCTGGGACCTGATCTAG
- a CDS encoding sugar transferase translates to MAIDERPQAPVRPPRGEWVAPRPRNFPSPAARVRRWQRLFARLLSITDTIVIAMAVFGAQIARIGFGEKLVIAGVPDDNVAVTYAFVSVVMVLGWALSLRLFGTRDYKIIGTGVVEYKRVTNATFSFFGVFAILAFALQAPIGRSYLLVALPVGWALLVLSRWMWRKWLIGRRRRGRLLSHAVLVGDRASSIHVAQQIQRDPGCGLAIVGAITEHGSTDVALTEDIPVIGDWQHVLENVDRARADTVVVTGNHSLTPRQLRELGWGLEERRASLIVAPALTDVAGPRIHSTPVAGLPLIHVDYPEFTGIHRFLKRASDVFGALVLILLASPIMIAVAIAVKSTSRGPLFYGQERVGRKGVPFKMWKFRSMIVGADDQLKSLLDAQGTSDRPLFKVTNDPRITPVGRFIRRYSLDELPQLFNVLDGSMSLVGPRPQVAAEVALYEGGAHRRLFVRPGISGLWQVSGRSDLDWADAIRLDLYYVENWSLTGDLIILWRTLRAVVAKDGAY, encoded by the coding sequence GTGGCGATCGACGAGCGCCCTCAGGCTCCCGTGCGCCCCCCGCGGGGTGAGTGGGTCGCGCCCAGGCCTCGCAACTTCCCGTCACCCGCCGCTCGCGTCCGCCGCTGGCAGCGACTGTTCGCCAGGCTTCTCTCCATCACCGACACGATCGTCATCGCGATGGCGGTGTTCGGCGCACAGATCGCGAGAATCGGTTTTGGCGAGAAGCTCGTGATCGCGGGCGTCCCCGATGACAATGTGGCGGTCACATACGCGTTCGTCTCAGTCGTGATGGTGCTCGGCTGGGCGCTGTCACTCCGGCTCTTCGGCACGCGCGACTACAAGATCATCGGCACCGGTGTGGTCGAGTACAAGCGGGTCACAAACGCGACCTTCTCGTTCTTCGGGGTCTTCGCCATCCTCGCGTTCGCCCTGCAAGCGCCCATCGGACGTTCGTATCTGCTCGTCGCACTGCCCGTAGGGTGGGCTCTCCTGGTACTCAGCCGCTGGATGTGGCGCAAGTGGCTGATCGGACGCCGTCGCCGTGGCCGCCTCCTCAGTCACGCGGTTCTCGTCGGTGACCGCGCCAGCTCAATTCACGTCGCTCAGCAGATTCAGCGCGATCCCGGATGCGGGCTTGCAATCGTCGGAGCGATCACTGAGCACGGGAGCACGGACGTGGCTCTGACGGAGGACATTCCTGTGATCGGCGACTGGCAGCACGTGCTCGAGAACGTCGACCGCGCTCGCGCCGACACCGTGGTGGTCACAGGCAACCACTCGCTCACGCCGCGCCAGTTGCGCGAGCTCGGGTGGGGTCTCGAAGAGCGCAGGGCCAGCCTGATCGTGGCTCCGGCTCTCACCGATGTTGCTGGTCCGCGCATCCATTCGACCCCGGTGGCGGGCCTCCCCCTTATCCACGTCGACTATCCCGAGTTCACCGGCATCCACCGCTTTCTCAAGCGTGCATCTGATGTCTTTGGTGCCCTCGTACTCATCCTGCTCGCGTCACCGATCATGATTGCCGTCGCGATCGCGGTGAAGTCGACCAGTCGCGGCCCCCTGTTCTACGGCCAGGAACGCGTCGGCCGCAAGGGCGTGCCCTTCAAGATGTGGAAGTTCCGTTCCATGATCGTCGGTGCCGATGATCAGCTGAAGAGTCTGCTCGACGCACAAGGGACCTCTGATCGCCCACTGTTCAAGGTGACGAACGACCCGCGGATCACCCCCGTGGGCAGGTTCATCCGCCGGTATTCGCTCGATGAGCTCCCCCAGCTCTTCAACGTTCTCGATGGATCGATGAGCCTCGTGGGGCCGAGGCCGCAGGTCGCCGCCGAGGTGGCGCTCTACGAGGGCGGCGCGCACCGTCGGCTGTTCGTGCGGCCGGGAATCAGCGGCCTTTGGCAGGTCAGTGGCCGCTCCGACCTTGACTGGGCTGATGCGATCCGCCTCGATCTCTATTACGTCGAGAACTGGTCGCTTACGGGCGACCTGATCATCCTCTGGCGGACGCTGCGTGCGGTCGTGGCGAAAGACGGCGCGTACTGA
- the rplM gene encoding 50S ribosomal protein L13, with amino-acid sequence MTRTYTPKAGEAQREWLVIDATDVVLGRLASHAAVLLRGKHKPTFAPHIDQGDFVIIINAEKVALTGQKLEQKKAYRHSGYPGGLKSVTYSELLEKNPVRAVEKAVRGMLPKNSLGRDQLAKLKVYRGAEHPHAAQKPTAYVFDQVAQ; translated from the coding sequence GTGACGCGCACTTACACCCCCAAGGCTGGCGAAGCCCAGCGCGAGTGGCTGGTCATCGACGCGACTGACGTCGTTCTCGGCCGTCTCGCCTCGCACGCCGCCGTCCTCCTCCGCGGCAAGCACAAGCCGACGTTCGCCCCGCACATCGACCAGGGCGACTTCGTCATCATCATCAACGCCGAGAAGGTCGCCCTGACGGGCCAGAAGCTCGAGCAGAAGAAGGCCTACCGCCACTCGGGCTACCCGGGCGGCCTCAAGTCGGTCACCTACTCGGAGCTCCTCGAGAAGAACCCCGTCCGCGCCGTGGAGAAGGCCGTCCGCGGCATGCTCCCGAAGAACTCGCTCGGCCGCGACCAGCTGGCGAAGCTCAAGGTGTACCGCGGTGCTGAGCACCCGCACGCCGCGCAGAAGCCCACCGCGTACGTTTTCGACCAGGTCGCCCAGTAA
- the rpsI gene encoding 30S ribosomal protein S9: MANIEETPTSYSTESQVDETVVAAERPVLSVSGAAVGRRKQAIARVRVIPGSGTITVNGRAFEDYFPNKLHQQLIADPFTVLNLTDAYDVIVRISGGGPSGQAGALRLGIARALNQIDEENNRPTLKKAGFLSRDARVIERKKAGLKKARKAPQYSKR, encoded by the coding sequence ATGGCGAACATCGAAGAAACCCCCACGAGCTACTCCACCGAGTCCCAGGTCGACGAGACCGTCGTCGCCGCCGAGCGCCCCGTGCTCTCGGTGTCGGGTGCGGCCGTCGGCCGTCGCAAGCAGGCCATCGCCCGCGTGCGCGTCATCCCCGGCTCGGGCACCATCACCGTCAACGGCCGTGCGTTCGAGGACTACTTCCCGAACAAGCTGCACCAGCAGCTCATCGCCGACCCGTTCACGGTGCTCAACCTCACCGACGCGTACGACGTCATCGTGCGCATCTCGGGCGGCGGCCCCTCGGGCCAGGCCGGCGCGCTGCGCCTCGGCATCGCCCGTGCGCTGAACCAGATCGACGAAGAGAACAACCGCCCGACCCTCAAGAAGGCCGGCTTCCTCTCGCGCGACGCCCGCGTCATCGAGCGTAAGAAGGCCGGTCTCAAGAAGGCCCGCAAGGCGCCGCAGTACTCGAAGCGCTGA
- the glmM gene encoding phosphoglucosamine mutase codes for MPIFGTDGVRGLANGPLTADLALSLAQATAVVLGQGRTAEARRAAGKRLSAVVARDPRVSGEFLSAAVEAGLASSGVDVYDAGVLPTPAAAFLIADIDADFGVMVSASHNPAPDNGIKIFARGGVKLPDIVEARIERAMDGQKLLPTGAAIGRIRRFADAEDRYVVHLLGSLPNRLDGLHVVLDCAHGAASGVSPETFRDAGAKVTVIGADPDGFNINDGVGSTHLDVLSKAVVAHGADVGIAHDGDADRCLAVDADGKIVDGDQIMAILAVSMKNRGRLTDDTLVATVMSNLGLHRAMSAHGIHVETTAVGDRYVLERMTEGGFALGGEQSGHVIMSEFATTGDGVLTGLHLVAEMARTGKTLAELASIMTVYPQVLVNVRGVDRTRAGSDDVVQDAVARASAELGLSGRVLLRPSGTEEMVRVMVEAGSEDDARRHADALAEVVRERLAL; via the coding sequence ATGCCGATCTTTGGCACGGACGGGGTGAGGGGGCTGGCCAACGGCCCCCTCACCGCCGATCTCGCACTGTCTCTGGCCCAGGCGACCGCCGTCGTCCTGGGCCAGGGCCGTACCGCCGAGGCGCGCCGCGCCGCAGGCAAGCGTCTCAGCGCCGTCGTCGCGCGCGACCCCCGCGTGTCGGGCGAATTCCTCTCGGCCGCGGTCGAGGCGGGGCTCGCGTCCTCGGGCGTCGACGTCTACGACGCCGGCGTGCTGCCCACGCCCGCGGCGGCGTTCCTCATCGCCGACATCGATGCCGACTTCGGCGTCATGGTGTCGGCCTCCCACAATCCCGCCCCCGACAACGGCATCAAGATCTTCGCCCGCGGCGGCGTGAAGCTGCCCGACATCGTGGAAGCGCGCATCGAGCGCGCCATGGACGGGCAGAAGCTGCTGCCCACGGGTGCCGCCATCGGCCGCATCCGCCGGTTCGCGGACGCCGAAGACCGCTACGTCGTGCATCTGCTCGGCTCGTTGCCGAACCGCCTGGACGGCCTGCACGTCGTGCTCGACTGCGCGCACGGCGCGGCATCCGGAGTCTCTCCCGAGACCTTCCGGGACGCCGGAGCCAAGGTCACCGTCATCGGCGCCGACCCCGACGGCTTCAACATCAACGACGGCGTGGGCTCCACGCACCTCGACGTGCTGTCGAAGGCGGTCGTGGCGCACGGCGCCGACGTCGGCATCGCGCACGACGGCGACGCCGATCGCTGCCTCGCCGTCGACGCGGACGGCAAGATCGTCGACGGCGATCAGATCATGGCGATCCTCGCGGTGTCGATGAAGAACCGCGGCCGCCTCACCGACGACACGCTCGTCGCCACCGTGATGAGCAACCTCGGCCTGCACCGCGCCATGTCGGCGCACGGCATCCACGTCGAGACCACCGCCGTCGGCGACCGCTACGTGCTCGAGCGCATGACCGAGGGCGGCTTCGCCCTCGGCGGCGAGCAGTCCGGCCACGTCATCATGAGCGAGTTCGCGACGACCGGCGACGGCGTGCTCACGGGCCTGCATCTGGTCGCCGAGATGGCCCGGACGGGCAAGACGCTCGCCGAGCTCGCCTCGATCATGACCGTGTACCCGCAGGTGCTCGTGAACGTCCGCGGTGTGGACCGCACGCGGGCGGGCTCCGACGATGTGGTTCAGGATGCCGTGGCCCGCGCCTCCGCCGAGCTCGGCCTCTCGGGGCGCGTGCTGCTGCGGCCGTCGGGCACGGAGGAGATGGTGCGCGTGATGGTCGAAGCCGGCTCCGAGGACGACGCCCGCCGCCACGCGGACGCGCTCGCCGAGGTCGTGCGGGAGCGGCTGGCGCTGTAG